A window of Apium graveolens cultivar Ventura chromosome 8, ASM990537v1, whole genome shotgun sequence contains these coding sequences:
- the LOC141678867 gene encoding exopolygalacturonase-like, which translates to MLMSFCTAQNGANVRFYSVMSYGAVANGRDDNSKQFLRAWQDACEWNGKSVMFIPTGTYKLNPVEFRGPCKGSTAVRIIGDLQASANLSVETWITFQYVDWLLVEGTGTVDGQGASAWRKDDCWHNHRFCRPLPTSIGFKFVKNANISNLRMINSKSLHLKVFRSQKVLIGGVKITAPENSPNTDGICISDSQDVKVHDCNIACGDDCISMLTGNENVEIFNVVCGPGHGISVGSLGQGLGDGRRNVVTGLHIRNCTCIGTQNGLRIKTWAPSVPILVSDFVYEDIHMENSGNPIIIDQHYCPSRDCSKEAQSSVQIKNVTFKNVWGKSSTPAAITIQCSSKVPCLEFKLQDINLTYNGRGTAKSECINVQGQSYGHEQPPGCLKPILAH; encoded by the exons ATGTTGATGAGCTTCTGTACTGCTCAAAACGGTGCCAATGTTAGGTTTTACAGTGTTATGAGTTATGGTGCTGTGGCTAATGGACGGGATGATAACTCAAAG CAATTTCTTAGAGCATGGCAAGATGCATGTGAATGGAATGGCAAGAGTGTGATGTTTATACCAACAGGAACATACAAGCTCAATCCTGTTGAATTTAGGGGACCATGCAAAGGTTCTACAGCCGTGCGGATCATTGGTGATCTTCAGGCTTCAGCTAATCTTTCTGTGGAGACTTGGATCACTTTTCAATATGTAGATTGGTTGCTGGTAGAAGGTACGGGTACTGTGGATGGCCAAGGTGCTTCTGCTTGGCGTAAAGACGATTGCTGGCATAACCACAGATTCTGCCGCCCTCTTCCTACT TCGATTGGATTCAAATTTGTCAAAAATGCAAATATCAGCAACCTGAGAATGATTAACAGCAAAAGTCTTCACTTGAAAGTGTTCCGTAGCCAAAAAGTTTTGATTGGAGGAGTCAAAATTACTGCTCCAGAAAACAGTCCAAATACAGATGGCATATGTATATCTGATTCTCAGGACGTCAAAGTACATGACTGCAACATAGCATGTGGTGACGATTGTATATCCATGCTAACAGGAAATGAGAATGTGGAGATATTCAATGTTGTCTGTGGGCCTGGCCATGGCATTAGTGTTGGGAGCCTTGGACAGGGCCTGGGAGATGGAAGAAGAAATGTTGTTACAGGATTGCATATAAGAAATTGTACTTGTATTGGTACTCAAAACGGTTTGAGGATCAAAACTTGGGCACCATCGGTCCCTATCTTGGTCAGTGACTTTGTGTATGAAGACATACACATGGAGAATTCTGGTAATCCCATTATCATTGATCAGCATTATTGCCCGAGTCGTGATTGTAGCAAAGAG GCACAATCATCAGTTCAGATAAAGAATGTGACATTCAAGAATGTATGGGGGAAGTCGAGTACACCTGCGGCAATAACCATCCAATGCAGCAGCAAAGTACCATGTTTAGAGTTTAAGCTCCAGGATATAAACCTGACCTACAATGGAAGAGGAACAGCAAAATCAGAGTGTATCAATGTCCAAGGTCAATCTTACGGTCACGAGCAGCCCCCCGGTTGTCTTAAACCAATTCTAGCCCATTAG